The following are from one region of the Methyloversatilis discipulorum genome:
- a CDS encoding phosphoserine transaminase, whose protein sequence is MTVAKPEIRPARPYFSSGPCVKRPGWTLDVLKDAFISRSHRAKDGLAKLKEVIVRSREVLGIPDDYRIAIVPGSDTGAVEMALWTLLGEREVDCLAWEAFGANWVTDVGPVLKLANARLVVAPYGSLPDLSAVSWERDVVFTWNGTSGGVRVPDGDWIADDRAGLSICDATSAAFAMELPWHKLDVTTWSWQKVLGGEAAHGMIVLSPRAVERLYRHTPAWPIPKVFRLMNKGKLTEDLFEGNTINTPSMLCVEDQIDVLRWAQDLGGLPALIARSKASFAVLESWVAKTGWVNFLADRPDVRSHTSVCLKITDPWFEAQSLEARWAIVQRLCALLEAEDAAYDISAYRDAPPGLRIWCGATVDTADVAALTPWLDWGYATVKQEMSR, encoded by the coding sequence ATGACTGTCGCCAAGCCCGAAATCCGACCCGCCCGCCCGTATTTTTCGTCCGGCCCCTGCGTCAAGCGTCCGGGCTGGACGCTGGACGTGCTCAAGGACGCCTTCATCAGCCGTTCGCACCGCGCCAAGGACGGCCTGGCCAAGCTGAAGGAGGTCATCGTCCGCAGCCGCGAAGTGCTGGGCATACCGGACGACTACCGCATCGCCATCGTGCCGGGTTCGGATACCGGTGCGGTGGAAATGGCGCTGTGGACGCTGCTCGGTGAGCGCGAGGTCGATTGCCTCGCGTGGGAAGCCTTCGGCGCCAACTGGGTTACCGACGTCGGCCCGGTGCTGAAGCTTGCCAACGCACGCCTCGTGGTGGCGCCTTACGGCAGCCTGCCGGATCTGTCGGCGGTGAGCTGGGAGCGTGACGTCGTGTTCACGTGGAACGGCACCTCGGGCGGCGTGCGCGTGCCGGATGGCGACTGGATCGCCGACGATCGCGCCGGCCTGTCGATCTGCGACGCCACGTCGGCTGCCTTCGCGATGGAACTGCCGTGGCACAAGCTGGATGTGACCACCTGGTCCTGGCAGAAGGTGCTGGGCGGTGAAGCGGCGCACGGCATGATCGTGCTGAGCCCGCGCGCGGTCGAGCGGCTGTACCGCCACACGCCGGCTTGGCCCATCCCGAAGGTGTTCCGCCTGATGAACAAGGGCAAGCTCACCGAAGACCTGTTCGAGGGCAATACGATCAATACGCCGTCCATGCTGTGCGTCGAGGACCAGATCGACGTGCTGCGCTGGGCGCAGGATCTTGGTGGTCTGCCAGCGCTGATCGCGCGCAGCAAGGCCAGTTTCGCGGTGCTCGAAAGCTGGGTGGCGAAGACCGGCTGGGTGAACTTCCTGGCCGACCGTCCGGACGTGCGTTCGCACACCTCGGTCTGCCTGAAGATCACCGATCCGTGGTTCGAGGCGCAGTCGCTGGAGGCGCGCTGGGCCATCGTGCAGCGGCTGTGCGCGCTGCTGGAGGCCGAAGACGCGGCCTACGACATTTCCGCTTACCGCGACGCACCGCCGGGCCTGCGCATCTGGTGCGGCGCGACCGTGGACACCGCCGATGTGGCCGCGCTGACGCCGTGGCTGGACTGGGGCTACGCTACCGTGAAGCAGGAGATGAGCCGGTGA
- a CDS encoding META domain-containing protein, whose product MSTRLASLLGVLLLAACTTYGGGGPPDGRWQIREVGTTTVPDDVDAHIEFLPEGRLAGRAGCNRYTGSWARQGHDLRFGRIAATRMACAGAAMDIENRLFEMLDKVVRQDRPDERTLIMVTGDGRRIVATR is encoded by the coding sequence ATGAGTACGCGCCTCGCATCGCTGCTGGGTGTTCTGCTGCTTGCGGCCTGCACCACCTACGGCGGCGGCGGACCGCCCGATGGGCGCTGGCAGATCCGCGAGGTCGGCACGACGACAGTGCCGGACGACGTCGACGCACACATCGAGTTCCTGCCCGAGGGCCGGCTCGCTGGGCGCGCCGGCTGCAACCGCTACACCGGAAGCTGGGCCCGCCAGGGCCACGACCTGCGCTTCGGCCGTATCGCCGCCACACGCATGGCCTGCGCCGGCGCGGCGATGGACATCGAGAACCGGCTGTTCGAAATGCTGGACAAGGTGGTGCGCCAGGACAGACCGGACGAGCGCACGCTGATCATGGTCACCGGCGACGGCCGGCGCATCGTCGCGACGCGCTGA
- a CDS encoding DUF6647 family protein: MADTVLLSYLFSVAAALSGYPELPLSDLPTLRMMAPAALIEEACPDDPRECDKLVALYDHDREQILIRADLDLQDPTDNSFLVHEFVHVLEARQKGALYQHDCNSTLRSERDAYRVQNRYLQQEGRSERFGTQLATVVCARDQRSAGNGTMRLEVAPGVANEERVLENFMQELRDGAAAAQRR, from the coding sequence ATGGCCGACACCGTCCTGCTGTCCTATCTGTTCAGCGTCGCCGCTGCGCTGTCGGGCTACCCCGAACTGCCGCTGTCCGACCTGCCGACGCTGCGCATGATGGCGCCGGCTGCGCTGATCGAGGAAGCGTGCCCGGACGATCCGCGCGAGTGCGACAAGCTGGTTGCGCTGTACGACCACGACCGTGAGCAGATACTGATACGCGCCGATCTCGACCTGCAGGACCCGACCGACAATTCCTTCCTGGTGCACGAGTTCGTGCACGTGCTCGAAGCGCGGCAGAAAGGTGCGCTGTACCAGCACGACTGCAATTCGACGCTGCGCTCGGAGCGCGACGCCTACCGCGTGCAGAACCGCTATCTGCAGCAGGAAGGGCGCAGCGAGCGCTTCGGCACCCAGCTGGCGACCGTGGTCTGCGCGCGCGACCAGCGCTCGGCCGGCAACGGCACGATGCGCCTCGAAGTCGCTCCCGGTGTGGCGAACGAGGAGCGCGTACTGGAGAACTTCATGCAGGAACTGCGCGACGGCGCGGCCGCGGCGCAACGCCGCTGA
- a CDS encoding HAD-IB family phosphatase, whose protein sequence is MRAILFDCDSTLSTIEGIDVLAEQAGVVDQVVPLTNAAMEGRLKLEEAYAARLDLIKPDASTIDAVGRQYIETRVDGAAEAIAALGALGWQVHVVSGGIRQAVLAIARFLGVPDERVHAVDLRFDANGHYAGFDPESPLARSGGKAEIVRRVGAGAERVVMVGDGITDLEAAEAGALVIGFGGVVRREIVASRAPHFIDQADLREVVRLLATPEELARVESLLR, encoded by the coding sequence ATGCGCGCCATCCTGTTCGACTGCGACAGCACGCTGTCGACCATCGAAGGCATCGACGTGCTGGCCGAACAGGCCGGCGTGGTCGATCAGGTGGTGCCGCTGACCAACGCCGCGATGGAAGGGCGACTGAAGCTGGAAGAGGCCTATGCCGCGCGGCTGGACCTGATCAAGCCCGACGCGTCGACCATCGACGCGGTCGGGCGTCAGTACATCGAGACGCGTGTCGACGGCGCTGCCGAGGCGATCGCCGCGCTCGGCGCGCTGGGCTGGCAGGTGCACGTGGTGAGCGGCGGCATCCGCCAGGCGGTGCTGGCGATCGCGCGCTTTCTCGGTGTGCCGGACGAGCGCGTACATGCCGTCGACCTGAGGTTCGACGCGAATGGTCACTACGCCGGCTTCGACCCGGAATCCCCGCTGGCGCGCAGTGGTGGCAAGGCGGAAATCGTGCGCCGGGTTGGCGCCGGTGCCGAACGCGTGGTGATGGTCGGTGATGGCATCACCGATCTCGAGGCGGCTGAAGCCGGTGCGCTGGTGATCGGTTTCGGCGGCGTCGTGCGCCGCGAAATCGTCGCCAGCCGCGCGCCGCATTTCATCGATCAGGCCGATCTGCGCGAGGTCGTGCGCCTGCTGGCGACGCCGGAAGAACTGGCGCGCGTCGAGTCGCTGCTGCGCTGA
- a CDS encoding formylmethanofuran dehydrogenase subunit A, whose translation MSLIKLTGGRVIDPANGVNDQVRDIYVRDGRIVAGPNEHEKITAEYNIAGRIVMSGAIDMHSHIGGGKVNIAREMLPEDHRGDPLERTELTRSSCGHAAPGTLAAGYRYAEMGYTAAFEPAILPINARQAHMEMGDTPILDTGGYAMLGSDDFFLRMMAAKEDQKAINDYVAWTLNATQTVGIKIVNPGGISAFKFNQRKLDLDEQNAYYGITPREIVKVLSRAVHDLGVPKPLHVHASNLGVPGNVDTTLGTMDAAEGLPIHLTHIQFHSYGTEGDRKFSSAAARIAEAINQKKNVTADVGQILFGQTVTASGDNMVQYRNADHGSPKKSVIMDIECDAGCGVVPFKYKDQNFVNALQWAIGLEIFLMVDDPWRVFLTTDHPNGAPFTTYPHLIKLLMDRSFRNAMLDTINPDARAMSNLAGLDREYSLYEIAIMTRAAPAKLIGLADRGHLAPGAAADIVVYKEDADRERMFEKPELVFKDGELVVRDGRIVKVVRGNTHAVKPEFDRSIEKKIEPYFQRYHSVRMNNFKISDDELCECGGGSKLIAHACKKRG comes from the coding sequence GTGAGTCTGATCAAACTGACCGGTGGCCGCGTGATCGATCCGGCCAACGGCGTGAACGACCAGGTGCGCGACATCTACGTGCGCGACGGTCGCATCGTCGCCGGACCGAACGAGCACGAGAAGATCACCGCCGAGTACAACATCGCCGGCCGCATCGTCATGTCGGGTGCGATCGACATGCACAGCCATATCGGTGGCGGCAAGGTGAATATCGCGCGCGAAATGCTGCCGGAAGATCATCGCGGCGATCCGCTGGAGCGCACCGAACTGACCCGTTCGAGCTGCGGTCACGCTGCACCCGGCACGCTGGCGGCCGGTTATCGCTACGCCGAAATGGGCTACACGGCCGCCTTCGAGCCGGCCATCCTGCCGATCAACGCGCGCCAGGCACACATGGAAATGGGCGATACGCCCATTCTCGATACCGGCGGCTACGCCATGCTGGGCAGCGACGATTTCTTCCTGCGCATGATGGCGGCCAAGGAAGACCAGAAGGCGATCAACGACTACGTCGCCTGGACGCTGAACGCGACCCAGACGGTGGGCATCAAGATCGTGAACCCGGGCGGCATCTCCGCCTTCAAGTTCAACCAGCGCAAGCTCGACCTCGACGAACAGAACGCCTACTACGGCATCACGCCGCGGGAGATCGTCAAGGTGCTGTCGCGTGCGGTGCATGATCTCGGCGTGCCGAAGCCGCTGCACGTGCATGCCAGCAACCTCGGTGTGCCGGGCAACGTCGATACCACGCTGGGCACGATGGACGCGGCCGAAGGCCTGCCCATCCACTTGACGCACATCCAGTTCCACAGCTACGGCACCGAGGGCGACCGCAAGTTTTCGAGTGCAGCGGCGCGCATTGCCGAGGCGATCAACCAGAAGAAGAACGTGACGGCCGACGTCGGCCAGATCCTGTTCGGCCAGACGGTGACCGCCTCCGGCGACAATATGGTGCAGTACCGCAACGCCGACCACGGCTCGCCGAAGAAGTCCGTCATCATGGACATCGAGTGCGACGCCGGCTGCGGCGTCGTGCCCTTCAAGTACAAGGACCAGAACTTCGTCAATGCGCTGCAGTGGGCGATCGGCCTGGAAATCTTCCTGATGGTCGATGATCCGTGGCGTGTGTTCCTGACCACCGATCATCCGAACGGTGCGCCGTTCACGACCTATCCGCACCTGATCAAGCTGCTGATGGACCGCAGCTTCCGCAACGCGATGCTGGACACCATCAATCCGGACGCACGCGCGATGAGCAATCTGGCCGGTCTCGACCGCGAGTACTCGCTGTACGAGATCGCCATCATGACGCGCGCCGCGCCGGCGAAGCTGATCGGTCTGGCCGACCGCGGCCATCTGGCCCCGGGTGCCGCCGCCGACATCGTCGTCTACAAGGAGGACGCCGATCGCGAACGCATGTTCGAAAAGCCGGAACTGGTTTTCAAGGACGGCGAACTGGTGGTGCGCGACGGCAGGATCGTCAAGGTGGTGCGCGGCAACACGCACGCGGTGAAGCCGGAATTCGATCGCAGCATCGAGAAGAAGATCGAACCCTACTTCCAGCGTTACCACTCGGTGCGCATGAACAATTTCAAGATCAGCGACGACGAACTGTGCGAGTGCGGCGGTGGCAGCAAGCTGATTGCCCATGCATGCAAGAAGCGGGGTTGA
- a CDS encoding beta-ribofuranosylaminobenzene 5'-phosphate synthase family protein: MNAPHATAAALQVRAPARLHMGFVDLDGSLGRRFGSVGLTLEGLNTTLQIRPAAKLEVSGHDAERARRYAAAICERFNLPPARIDITGAIPSHSGLGSGTQLALAVGMALARLHGLKLSSRDVAGLLDRGARSGIGIGSFDGGGFIVDGGRGALDTPPPIVVQMPFPAEWRMVLIFDHACRGLHGAAEKEAFRVLPPYKAGLADRLSRLVLMRALPALAERDIDMFGAAINELQQCVGDYFAPAQGGRYTSALVSSVAEHLAGLGAACIGQSSWGPTGFALAASEADANAMVAAARTRFAQAEGLELMVCAARNEGAQWTELPG, translated from the coding sequence ATGAACGCTCCGCACGCGACCGCCGCCGCCCTGCAAGTCCGGGCTCCCGCTCGCCTGCATATGGGGTTCGTCGACCTTGATGGCAGCCTCGGGCGACGCTTCGGCAGCGTGGGCCTCACGCTGGAAGGTCTGAACACCACCTTGCAGATCCGACCGGCCGCGAAGCTCGAAGTCAGCGGCCACGACGCCGAGCGTGCACGCCGCTACGCGGCGGCGATCTGCGAACGCTTCAATCTCCCCCCTGCCCGCATCGACATCACCGGCGCCATTCCGTCGCATTCCGGGCTGGGCTCCGGCACACAACTTGCTCTCGCGGTCGGCATGGCGCTCGCGCGTCTGCACGGGCTGAAGCTCAGTTCGCGCGACGTCGCCGGTCTGCTCGATCGTGGTGCGCGTTCGGGCATTGGCATCGGCAGTTTCGATGGCGGCGGATTCATCGTCGATGGCGGTCGCGGTGCACTGGACACCCCGCCGCCCATCGTCGTGCAAATGCCGTTCCCGGCGGAGTGGCGCATGGTGCTGATCTTCGATCACGCCTGTCGCGGCCTGCACGGGGCGGCCGAGAAGGAGGCATTCCGTGTGCTTCCGCCCTACAAGGCGGGGCTGGCGGACCGCTTGAGCCGGCTGGTGCTGATGCGCGCACTGCCGGCGCTGGCCGAACGCGACATCGACATGTTCGGTGCCGCGATCAACGAACTGCAGCAATGTGTCGGCGACTATTTCGCGCCGGCACAGGGTGGGCGCTACACCAGCGCACTGGTGAGCAGCGTCGCGGAACACCTGGCCGGGCTCGGCGCAGCCTGCATCGGCCAGAGCTCCTGGGGGCCGACCGGCTTTGCACTGGCAGCGTCGGAGGCCGACGCGAACGCCATGGTGGCTGCCGCGCGCACACGGTTCGCGCAGGCGGAAGGACTGGAATTGATGGTGTGCGCTGCGCGCAACGAAGGCGCGCAGTGGACGGAACTGCCGGGCTGA
- the fhcD gene encoding formylmethanofuran--tetrahydromethanopterin N-formyltransferase — protein MIINGVAIDDTFAEAFGMRGIRLIITAYNETWALNSANAMTGFATSVIACGAEAGIERVLSPEETPDGRPGVSVLVFAVSSKELIKQIERRVGQCVLTSPTSAIFAGLDEGDPVPLGKTLRYFGDGFQTSKQIGGKRYWRVPVMDGEFLVQDTARMVKAVGGGNFLVLADTQVQALEACEAAIREMRKLPEVVMPFPGGVVRSGSKVGSKYKALSASTNDAFCPTLRGATKSELDERIGAVLEIVIDGLTDASVKKAMEVGMREVCKIGAAGGIRRLSAGNYGGKLGQFQYHLREILS, from the coding sequence ATGATCATCAACGGTGTAGCGATCGACGACACTTTCGCCGAAGCATTCGGCATGCGGGGCATCCGCCTCATCATCACCGCGTACAACGAAACCTGGGCGCTCAACTCGGCCAACGCGATGACCGGTTTCGCGACCTCGGTCATCGCCTGTGGCGCCGAAGCGGGCATCGAGCGCGTGCTGTCGCCGGAGGAGACGCCTGACGGTCGTCCGGGCGTGTCGGTGCTGGTGTTCGCGGTGTCGAGCAAGGAACTGATCAAGCAGATCGAGCGGCGCGTCGGCCAGTGCGTGCTGACCAGCCCGACCAGTGCCATCTTCGCCGGTCTGGACGAAGGCGATCCGGTGCCGCTGGGCAAGACGCTGCGCTATTTCGGCGACGGCTTCCAGACCTCGAAGCAGATCGGCGGCAAGCGCTACTGGCGCGTGCCGGTGATGGACGGCGAATTCCTCGTGCAGGACACCGCGCGCATGGTGAAGGCGGTCGGCGGCGGCAACTTCCTGGTGCTGGCCGACACCCAGGTGCAGGCGCTCGAAGCCTGCGAGGCGGCCATCCGAGAAATGCGCAAGCTGCCGGAAGTGGTGATGCCCTTCCCGGGCGGCGTCGTGCGTTCCGGTTCCAAGGTCGGTTCGAAATACAAGGCGCTGTCGGCTTCGACCAACGACGCCTTCTGCCCGACGCTGCGCGGCGCGACCAAGTCCGAACTGGACGAGCGCATCGGCGCCGTGCTCGAAATCGTCATCGACGGCCTGACCGACGCCTCGGTCAAGAAGGCGATGGAAGTCGGCATGCGCGAAGTCTGCAAGATCGGCGCGGCCGGCGGCATCCGCCGCCTGTCGGCCGGCAACTACGGCGGCAAGCTTGGCCAGTTCCAGTACCACCTGCGGGAGATCCTGTCATGA
- a CDS encoding DUF6352 family protein: MTTHRWWPESLHPLVGRNAAGRLLVTEALLRSWMTRPELALVDDSCVAERALVASLDAAPARIVEHGEIAAIKDEDARDNWFAYVAFRDRVLAQPDIESAWLELFLDGLSGIAPLFVPQLTEIILHALLEDCDDPLMWRAAELFFRSQRATPQSGRVLMADAEVLGDYAETGGFGNIGRLILQAGAAPRAANLDVLDPANAADLYARVGRRAVLPLNVGQPGLDALCRVMERWIAHFYGCAVRIAPQKDIHDDRWAWHIGLDREAMDLLNTLYEGGELAPDRMARIVALFRLDFVDPQEMRAELRRDGEARPVWMALAMDEAGLVQMKPQNLLLNLPLAAAN, translated from the coding sequence TTGACGACGCATCGCTGGTGGCCGGAATCGCTGCATCCGCTGGTCGGACGCAACGCGGCCGGCCGCCTGCTGGTGACCGAGGCGCTGCTGCGCAGCTGGATGACGCGCCCCGAACTGGCGCTGGTCGACGACAGCTGCGTCGCGGAACGCGCGCTGGTGGCGTCGCTGGATGCTGCGCCTGCGCGCATCGTCGAGCACGGTGAGATCGCCGCCATCAAGGACGAGGACGCGCGCGACAACTGGTTCGCCTACGTCGCCTTCCGCGACCGCGTGCTGGCGCAGCCGGACATCGAGTCGGCCTGGCTGGAGCTTTTTCTCGACGGCCTGTCCGGCATCGCGCCGCTGTTCGTGCCGCAGCTCACCGAAATCATCCTGCATGCGCTGCTGGAGGACTGCGACGACCCGCTGATGTGGCGGGCCGCCGAGCTGTTCTTTCGCAGTCAGCGCGCGACGCCTCAGTCCGGACGCGTACTGATGGCGGACGCCGAAGTGCTCGGCGACTACGCCGAAACCGGCGGCTTCGGCAATATCGGTCGCCTCATCCTGCAGGCCGGTGCCGCGCCGCGGGCGGCGAATCTCGACGTGCTCGATCCGGCCAACGCAGCTGATCTGTACGCGCGGGTCGGGCGCCGTGCCGTGCTGCCGCTGAATGTCGGCCAGCCCGGGCTGGATGCGCTGTGCCGGGTGATGGAGCGCTGGATCGCGCATTTCTACGGCTGCGCGGTCCGCATCGCACCGCAGAAGGACATCCACGACGATCGCTGGGCCTGGCACATCGGCCTTGATCGCGAAGCGATGGACCTGCTGAACACGCTGTACGAAGGCGGCGAACTGGCGCCCGACCGCATGGCCCGCATCGTTGCGCTGTTCCGCCTCGATTTCGTCGACCCGCAGGAAATGCGCGCCGAACTGCGCCGTGACGGCGAAGCGCGGCCGGTGTGGATGGCGCTGGCGATGGACGAAGCAGGCCTGGTGCAGATGAAGCCGCAGAACCTGCTGCTGAACCTGCCGCTCGCCGCGGCGAACTGA
- a CDS encoding NAD(P)-dependent methylenetetrahydromethanopterin dehydrogenase has protein sequence MENPYILHMFSPTNNISPFDVNMACDAGFQVLMPYSGVGLDQIYGLTQDAIFSRGPNGVKRTGIFIGGRDIGLAADMLDACRGAMVPPFEVSVFADPSGAFTTAAALVACVERQLRKAHNTELEGKTVLVLGGTGPVGTAAAVLASSAGAKVLVGSHSSAMRARVASEVVNTRYGSSVEPVEAGSNEQKESLMPQANVILCTAKAGIQVLSKAQLQNARSLLVAADVNAVPPAGIEGLGVMDDGKPLGAGSGKAVGIGALAIGNVKYLCQRGLFQRMINTDKPVYLDFRDAFATARDLVA, from the coding sequence ATGGAAAACCCGTACATCCTGCACATGTTCAGCCCCACCAACAACATCAGCCCCTTCGATGTGAACATGGCGTGCGACGCCGGCTTCCAGGTGCTGATGCCCTACTCCGGCGTCGGGCTGGACCAGATCTACGGCCTCACCCAGGACGCCATCTTCTCGCGCGGCCCCAATGGCGTGAAGCGCACCGGCATCTTCATCGGCGGCCGTGACATCGGTCTGGCGGCCGACATGCTCGACGCCTGCCGCGGCGCCATGGTGCCGCCGTTCGAAGTGTCGGTGTTCGCCGACCCGTCCGGCGCCTTCACCACCGCCGCCGCCCTCGTCGCCTGCGTCGAGCGCCAGCTGCGCAAGGCGCACAACACCGAACTCGAAGGCAAGACGGTGCTGGTGCTCGGTGGTACCGGCCCGGTCGGCACCGCTGCCGCGGTGCTGGCTTCCAGCGCCGGCGCCAAGGTGCTGGTCGGCAGCCATTCGAGCGCGATGCGCGCCCGCGTCGCCTCGGAAGTCGTGAATACCCGCTACGGTTCGTCGGTCGAGCCGGTCGAAGCGGGTTCGAACGAACAGAAGGAAAGCCTGATGCCCCAGGCCAACGTCATCCTGTGCACGGCCAAGGCCGGCATCCAGGTGCTGAGCAAGGCCCAGCTCCAGAACGCGCGCTCGCTGCTGGTCGCCGCCGACGTGAACGCCGTTCCGCCGGCCGGCATCGAAGGGCTGGGCGTGATGGACGACGGCAAGCCGCTGGGCGCCGGATCGGGCAAGGCCGTCGGCATCGGCGCGCTGGCCATCGGCAACGTGAAGTACCTGTGCCAGCGCGGTCTGTTCCAGCGCATGATCAACACCGACAAGCCGGTCTATCTCGACTTCCGCGACGCCTTCGCCACCGCGCGCGACCTGGTCGCCTGA
- a CDS encoding formylmethanofuran dehydrogenase subunit C, protein MSALVLTLRNAPAQRVDAGALNPTALAGLSVADIAALTLQIGKRTVRVDEVFSLEGDDTADVVFRGDCGKFERIGAGMKSGRVTVEGHAGAYVGQGMLGGTIVIGGNAGAFCATGMKGGRIEVAGDVAEFAGGAIPGEMKGMAGGLLLVGGNAGERLGDRMRRGQILVSGNAGDYCGARMIAGTIAVAGTVGAYPGYLMKRGTLIVNSLPAQMLPGMVDCGPHRLGFLSLLYASWKGLPGAFGALDASACTVRRYMGDMGVVGRGELLVRA, encoded by the coding sequence ATGAGTGCATTGGTACTCACCCTGCGCAACGCACCGGCCCAGCGCGTCGACGCCGGCGCCCTGAACCCGACCGCGCTGGCCGGCCTCTCGGTCGCCGACATCGCGGCGCTCACGCTGCAGATCGGCAAGCGCACGGTACGCGTCGACGAGGTGTTCTCGCTTGAGGGCGACGATACGGCGGACGTCGTGTTCCGTGGCGACTGCGGCAAGTTCGAGCGCATCGGTGCCGGCATGAAGTCGGGCCGGGTGACGGTCGAGGGCCATGCCGGTGCCTATGTCGGTCAGGGCATGCTCGGCGGCACCATCGTCATCGGCGGCAACGCGGGCGCCTTCTGTGCGACCGGCATGAAGGGCGGTCGCATCGAGGTGGCGGGCGACGTCGCTGAATTTGCCGGCGGCGCGATTCCAGGTGAAATGAAGGGCATGGCCGGTGGTCTGCTGCTGGTCGGCGGCAACGCCGGCGAGCGCCTCGGCGACCGCATGCGCCGCGGCCAGATCCTCGTCAGCGGCAACGCGGGCGACTACTGCGGCGCGCGCATGATCGCCGGCACCATCGCGGTGGCCGGCACGGTCGGCGCCTACCCGGGCTACCTGATGAAGCGCGGCACGCTGATCGTGAACAGCCTGCCGGCGCAGATGCTGCCGGGCATGGTCGATTGCGGTCCGCACCGCCTCGGCTTCCTGAGCCTGCTGTACGCGAGCTGGAAGGGACTGCCGGGCGCCTTTGGCGCGCTCGATGCCAGCGCCTGCACGGTCCGCCGCTACATGGGCGACATGGGCGTGGTCGGCCGCGGCGAACTGCTGGTCCGCGCTTGA